One window of the Puntigrus tetrazona isolate hp1 chromosome 13, ASM1883169v1, whole genome shotgun sequence genome contains the following:
- the cpeb3 gene encoding cytoplasmic polyadenylation element-binding protein 3 isoform X4, with protein MYSRGEKESKKKRVNPSDASQNMQDDLLMDKSKAQPHQHQEPSNTEPPSTPTPSEPPVPDEQNHVGHNERVAMESPVLPGLGFPQDSSLSPSFGSTWSTNAVDEGFFQAGIPSVNGTMLFQNFPHHVNPVFGGNFSPQMRRSPLSVNQRNPYSHQTLINKVSASSASSSAWNNHQNAVWSSAANPWSGRDPRRALGLGVPSPLNPISPTKKPFPSNVIAPPKYQRPGALQKPWMISEPPEPFRTDNSNNMLPFQERNRPFDPFNLQTLENSLMDMIGTNHDKGRMGLNFHHPVAEHILPLNSRSYGRRRGRSSLFPFEDGFLDDGHGDQPLTPGLNSPTRCQNGERMERYSRKVFVGGLPPDIDEDEITNSFRRYGHLVVDWPHKAESKSYFPPKGYAFLLFQEESSVQALIDACIEEDGKLYLCVSSPTIKDKPVQIRPWNLSDSDFVMDGSQPLDPRKTIFVGGVPRPLRAVELAMIMDRLYGGVCYAGIDTDPELKYPKGAGRVAFSNQQSYIAAISARFVQLQHNDIDKRVEVKPYVLDDQMCDECQGARCGGKFAPFFCANVTCLQYYCEYCWASIHSRAGREFHKPLVKEGGDRPRHVSFHWS; from the exons ATGTACAGCCGGGgggaaaaagaaagcaagaaaaaaagagtcaaCCCATCagatgcat CTCAAAACATGCAGGATGATTTACTGATGGACAAAAGCAAAGCTCAGCCTCACCAGCACCAAGAGCCGTCAAATACAGAGCCCCCATCCACCCCGACCCCCTCCGAGCCTCCGGTCCCGGACGAGCAGAACCACGTCGGTCACAACGAGCGGGTCGCCATGGAGTCTCCGGTGTTACCGGGTTTGGGTTtccctcaggattcctctctcTCGCCGTCGTTCGGCAGCACTTGGTCCACCAACGCCGTGGACGAAGGCTTTTTCCAAGCCGGGATTCCGTCGGTAAACGGGACGATGCTTTTTCAAAACTTTCCCCATCACGTCAACCCGGTGTTCGGAGGTAATTTTTCCCCGCAGATGAGAAGGTCCCCGCTGAGCGTGAACCAGAGGAACCCCTACAGCCACCAGACGCTCATCAATAAAGTGTCCGCGTCGTCCGCGTCTTCGTCCGCCTGGAATAACCACCAGAACGCGGTGTGGAGCTCCGCGGCGAACCCCTGGAGCGGCAGAGACCCGCGGAGGGCGCTCGGGCTCGGCGTCCCGTCTCCGCTCAACCCCATCTCCCCGACGAAGAAGCCCTTCCCGAGCAATGTCATCGCGCCCCCGAAATACCAGAGACCGGGAGCCCTGCAGAAACCCTGGATGATCTCCGAGCCTCCGGAGCCCTTCAGAACcgacaacagcaacaacatgCTGCCATTTCAG gaAAGGAATCGCCCGTTTGACCCATTCAACTTGCAAACTTTGGAGAATTCCTTAATGGACATGATTGGGACAAACCATGACAAAG GCCGCATGGGTCTCAACTTTCACCATCCAGTAGCGGAACATATATTACCACTGAACT CCAGGAGCTATGGTCGCAGAAGAG GTCGCTCTTCACTGTTTCCTTTCGAGGACGGCTTCCTGGATGACGGTCACGGTGATCAGCCGCTGACCCCTGGCCTGAACTCGCCCACCCGCTGTCAGAACGGAGAGAGGATGGAGCGCTACTCCAGGAAGGTGTTTGTTGGAGGACTGCCACCAGACATCGATGAGG ATGAGATCACCAACAGTTTCCGTCGCTACGGTCACCTGGTGGTGGACTGGCCTCACAAAGCAGAAAGCAAATCCTATTTTCCCCCTAAAG GGTACGCTTTCCTGCTCTTCCAGGAGGAGAGTTCGGTGCAGGCCCTCATTGACGCCTGCATCGAGGAGGATGGGAAACTCTACCTGTGTGTCTCCAGCCCTACTATTAAAGATAAACCA GTCCAGATTCGCCCGTGGAACCTGAGTGACAGTGATTTCGTGATGGATGGCTCTCAGCCTCTCGACCCACGCAAGACCATTTTTGTGGGAGGCGTTCCGCGACCTCTACGAGCAG tggaGCTGGCTATGATCATGGACAGACTGTACGGAGGTGTGTGTTACGCCGGCATCGACACCGACCCAGAACTCAAATACCCTAAAGGTGCGGGCCGAGTGGCCTTCTCCAATCAGCAGAGCTACATCGCTGCCATCAGCGCCAGATTTGTCCAGCTGCAGCATAATGACATTGACAAACGG GTGGAGGTGAAGCCGTACGTGCTGGACGATCAGATGTGCGACGAATGTCAGGGCGCTCGCTGTGGAGGAAAGTTCGCCCCTTTTTTCTGTGCCAACGTCACCTGTCTGCAGTATTACTGCGAGTACTGCTGGGCGAGCATCCACTCGCGCGCCGGCCGTGAGTTCCACAAACCGCTGGTGAAGGAGGGAGGAGACCGACCCCGGCACGTGTCCTTCCACTGGAGCTGA
- the cpeb3 gene encoding cytoplasmic polyadenylation element-binding protein 3 isoform X1 — MYSRGEKESKKKRVNPSDASQNMQDDLLMDKSKAQPHQHQEPSNTEPPSTPTPSEPPVPDEQNHVGHNERVAMESPVLPGLGFPQDSSLSPSFGSTWSTNAVDEGFFQAGIPSVNGTMLFQNFPHHVNPVFGGNFSPQMRRSPLSVNQRNPYSHQTLINKVSASSASSSAWNNHQNAVWSSAANPWSGRDPRRALGLGVPSPLNPISPTKKPFPSNVIAPPKYQRPGALQKPWMISEPPEPFRTDNSNNMLPFQERNRPFDPFNLQTLENSLMDMIGTNHDKGKHHPAAGPPMTIADIIWRNHFAGRMGLNFHHPVAEHILPLNSRSYGRRRGRSSLFPFEDGFLDDGHGDQPLTPGLNSPTRCQNGERMERYSRKVFVGGLPPDIDEDEITNSFRRYGHLVVDWPHKAESKSYFPPKGYAFLLFQEESSVQALIDACIEEDGKLYLCVSSPTIKDKPVQIRPWNLSDSDFVMDGSQPLDPRKTIFVGGVPRPLRAVELAMIMDRLYGGVCYAGIDTDPELKYPKGAGRVAFSNQQSYIAAISARFVQLQHNDIDKRVEVKPYVLDDQMCDECQGARCGGKFAPFFCANVTCLQYYCEYCWASIHSRAGREFHKPLVKEGGDRPRHVSFHWS, encoded by the exons ATGTACAGCCGGGgggaaaaagaaagcaagaaaaaaagagtcaaCCCATCagatgcat CTCAAAACATGCAGGATGATTTACTGATGGACAAAAGCAAAGCTCAGCCTCACCAGCACCAAGAGCCGTCAAATACAGAGCCCCCATCCACCCCGACCCCCTCCGAGCCTCCGGTCCCGGACGAGCAGAACCACGTCGGTCACAACGAGCGGGTCGCCATGGAGTCTCCGGTGTTACCGGGTTTGGGTTtccctcaggattcctctctcTCGCCGTCGTTCGGCAGCACTTGGTCCACCAACGCCGTGGACGAAGGCTTTTTCCAAGCCGGGATTCCGTCGGTAAACGGGACGATGCTTTTTCAAAACTTTCCCCATCACGTCAACCCGGTGTTCGGAGGTAATTTTTCCCCGCAGATGAGAAGGTCCCCGCTGAGCGTGAACCAGAGGAACCCCTACAGCCACCAGACGCTCATCAATAAAGTGTCCGCGTCGTCCGCGTCTTCGTCCGCCTGGAATAACCACCAGAACGCGGTGTGGAGCTCCGCGGCGAACCCCTGGAGCGGCAGAGACCCGCGGAGGGCGCTCGGGCTCGGCGTCCCGTCTCCGCTCAACCCCATCTCCCCGACGAAGAAGCCCTTCCCGAGCAATGTCATCGCGCCCCCGAAATACCAGAGACCGGGAGCCCTGCAGAAACCCTGGATGATCTCCGAGCCTCCGGAGCCCTTCAGAACcgacaacagcaacaacatgCTGCCATTTCAG gaAAGGAATCGCCCGTTTGACCCATTCAACTTGCAAACTTTGGAGAATTCCTTAATGGACATGATTGGGACAAACCATGACAAAGGTAAACATCACCCTGCTGCTGGCCCACCAATGACTATCGCTGATATTATATGGAGGAATCATTTTGCAG GCCGCATGGGTCTCAACTTTCACCATCCAGTAGCGGAACATATATTACCACTGAACT CCAGGAGCTATGGTCGCAGAAGAG GTCGCTCTTCACTGTTTCCTTTCGAGGACGGCTTCCTGGATGACGGTCACGGTGATCAGCCGCTGACCCCTGGCCTGAACTCGCCCACCCGCTGTCAGAACGGAGAGAGGATGGAGCGCTACTCCAGGAAGGTGTTTGTTGGAGGACTGCCACCAGACATCGATGAGG ATGAGATCACCAACAGTTTCCGTCGCTACGGTCACCTGGTGGTGGACTGGCCTCACAAAGCAGAAAGCAAATCCTATTTTCCCCCTAAAG GGTACGCTTTCCTGCTCTTCCAGGAGGAGAGTTCGGTGCAGGCCCTCATTGACGCCTGCATCGAGGAGGATGGGAAACTCTACCTGTGTGTCTCCAGCCCTACTATTAAAGATAAACCA GTCCAGATTCGCCCGTGGAACCTGAGTGACAGTGATTTCGTGATGGATGGCTCTCAGCCTCTCGACCCACGCAAGACCATTTTTGTGGGAGGCGTTCCGCGACCTCTACGAGCAG tggaGCTGGCTATGATCATGGACAGACTGTACGGAGGTGTGTGTTACGCCGGCATCGACACCGACCCAGAACTCAAATACCCTAAAGGTGCGGGCCGAGTGGCCTTCTCCAATCAGCAGAGCTACATCGCTGCCATCAGCGCCAGATTTGTCCAGCTGCAGCATAATGACATTGACAAACGG GTGGAGGTGAAGCCGTACGTGCTGGACGATCAGATGTGCGACGAATGTCAGGGCGCTCGCTGTGGAGGAAAGTTCGCCCCTTTTTTCTGTGCCAACGTCACCTGTCTGCAGTATTACTGCGAGTACTGCTGGGCGAGCATCCACTCGCGCGCCGGCCGTGAGTTCCACAAACCGCTGGTGAAGGAGGGAGGAGACCGACCCCGGCACGTGTCCTTCCACTGGAGCTGA
- the cpeb3 gene encoding cytoplasmic polyadenylation element-binding protein 3 isoform X5, protein MYSRGEKESKKKRVNPSDASQNMQDDLLMDKSKAQPHQHQEPSNTEPPSTPTPSEPPVPDEQNHVGHNERVAMESPVLPGLGFPQDSSLSPSFGSTWSTNAVDEGFFQAGIPSVNGTMLFQNFPHHVNPVFGGNFSPQMRRSPLSVNQRNPYSHQTLINKVSASSASSSAWNNHQNAVWSSAANPWSGRDPRRALGLGVPSPLNPISPTKKPFPSNVIAPPKYQRPGALQKPWMISEPPEPFRTDNSNNMLPFQERNRPFDPFNLQTLENSLMDMIGTNHDKGRMGLNFHHPVAEHILPLNCRSSLFPFEDGFLDDGHGDQPLTPGLNSPTRCQNGERMERYSRKVFVGGLPPDIDEDEITNSFRRYGHLVVDWPHKAESKSYFPPKGYAFLLFQEESSVQALIDACIEEDGKLYLCVSSPTIKDKPVQIRPWNLSDSDFVMDGSQPLDPRKTIFVGGVPRPLRAVELAMIMDRLYGGVCYAGIDTDPELKYPKGAGRVAFSNQQSYIAAISARFVQLQHNDIDKRVEVKPYVLDDQMCDECQGARCGGKFAPFFCANVTCLQYYCEYCWASIHSRAGREFHKPLVKEGGDRPRHVSFHWS, encoded by the exons ATGTACAGCCGGGgggaaaaagaaagcaagaaaaaaagagtcaaCCCATCagatgcat CTCAAAACATGCAGGATGATTTACTGATGGACAAAAGCAAAGCTCAGCCTCACCAGCACCAAGAGCCGTCAAATACAGAGCCCCCATCCACCCCGACCCCCTCCGAGCCTCCGGTCCCGGACGAGCAGAACCACGTCGGTCACAACGAGCGGGTCGCCATGGAGTCTCCGGTGTTACCGGGTTTGGGTTtccctcaggattcctctctcTCGCCGTCGTTCGGCAGCACTTGGTCCACCAACGCCGTGGACGAAGGCTTTTTCCAAGCCGGGATTCCGTCGGTAAACGGGACGATGCTTTTTCAAAACTTTCCCCATCACGTCAACCCGGTGTTCGGAGGTAATTTTTCCCCGCAGATGAGAAGGTCCCCGCTGAGCGTGAACCAGAGGAACCCCTACAGCCACCAGACGCTCATCAATAAAGTGTCCGCGTCGTCCGCGTCTTCGTCCGCCTGGAATAACCACCAGAACGCGGTGTGGAGCTCCGCGGCGAACCCCTGGAGCGGCAGAGACCCGCGGAGGGCGCTCGGGCTCGGCGTCCCGTCTCCGCTCAACCCCATCTCCCCGACGAAGAAGCCCTTCCCGAGCAATGTCATCGCGCCCCCGAAATACCAGAGACCGGGAGCCCTGCAGAAACCCTGGATGATCTCCGAGCCTCCGGAGCCCTTCAGAACcgacaacagcaacaacatgCTGCCATTTCAG gaAAGGAATCGCCCGTTTGACCCATTCAACTTGCAAACTTTGGAGAATTCCTTAATGGACATGATTGGGACAAACCATGACAAAG GCCGCATGGGTCTCAACTTTCACCATCCAGTAGCGGAACATATATTACCACTGAACT GTCGCTCTTCACTGTTTCCTTTCGAGGACGGCTTCCTGGATGACGGTCACGGTGATCAGCCGCTGACCCCTGGCCTGAACTCGCCCACCCGCTGTCAGAACGGAGAGAGGATGGAGCGCTACTCCAGGAAGGTGTTTGTTGGAGGACTGCCACCAGACATCGATGAGG ATGAGATCACCAACAGTTTCCGTCGCTACGGTCACCTGGTGGTGGACTGGCCTCACAAAGCAGAAAGCAAATCCTATTTTCCCCCTAAAG GGTACGCTTTCCTGCTCTTCCAGGAGGAGAGTTCGGTGCAGGCCCTCATTGACGCCTGCATCGAGGAGGATGGGAAACTCTACCTGTGTGTCTCCAGCCCTACTATTAAAGATAAACCA GTCCAGATTCGCCCGTGGAACCTGAGTGACAGTGATTTCGTGATGGATGGCTCTCAGCCTCTCGACCCACGCAAGACCATTTTTGTGGGAGGCGTTCCGCGACCTCTACGAGCAG tggaGCTGGCTATGATCATGGACAGACTGTACGGAGGTGTGTGTTACGCCGGCATCGACACCGACCCAGAACTCAAATACCCTAAAGGTGCGGGCCGAGTGGCCTTCTCCAATCAGCAGAGCTACATCGCTGCCATCAGCGCCAGATTTGTCCAGCTGCAGCATAATGACATTGACAAACGG GTGGAGGTGAAGCCGTACGTGCTGGACGATCAGATGTGCGACGAATGTCAGGGCGCTCGCTGTGGAGGAAAGTTCGCCCCTTTTTTCTGTGCCAACGTCACCTGTCTGCAGTATTACTGCGAGTACTGCTGGGCGAGCATCCACTCGCGCGCCGGCCGTGAGTTCCACAAACCGCTGGTGAAGGAGGGAGGAGACCGACCCCGGCACGTGTCCTTCCACTGGAGCTGA
- the cpeb3 gene encoding cytoplasmic polyadenylation element-binding protein 3 isoform X2 gives MYSRGEKESKKKRVNPSDASQNMQDDLLMDKSKAQPHQHQEPSNTEPPSTPTPSEPPVPDEQNHVGHNERVAMESPVLPGLGFPQDSSLSPSFGSTWSTNAVDEGFFQAGIPSVNGTMLFQNFPHHVNPVFGGNFSPQMRRSPLSVNQRNPYSHQTLINKVSASSASSSAWNNHQNAVWSSAANPWSGRDPRRALGLGVPSPLNPISPTKKPFPSNVIAPPKYQRPGALQKPWMISEPPEPFRTDNSNNMLPFQERNRPFDPFNLQTLENSLMDMIGTNHDKGKHHPAAGPPMTIADIIWRNHFAGRMGLNFHHPVAEHILPLNCRSSLFPFEDGFLDDGHGDQPLTPGLNSPTRCQNGERMERYSRKVFVGGLPPDIDEDEITNSFRRYGHLVVDWPHKAESKSYFPPKGYAFLLFQEESSVQALIDACIEEDGKLYLCVSSPTIKDKPVQIRPWNLSDSDFVMDGSQPLDPRKTIFVGGVPRPLRAVELAMIMDRLYGGVCYAGIDTDPELKYPKGAGRVAFSNQQSYIAAISARFVQLQHNDIDKRVEVKPYVLDDQMCDECQGARCGGKFAPFFCANVTCLQYYCEYCWASIHSRAGREFHKPLVKEGGDRPRHVSFHWS, from the exons ATGTACAGCCGGGgggaaaaagaaagcaagaaaaaaagagtcaaCCCATCagatgcat CTCAAAACATGCAGGATGATTTACTGATGGACAAAAGCAAAGCTCAGCCTCACCAGCACCAAGAGCCGTCAAATACAGAGCCCCCATCCACCCCGACCCCCTCCGAGCCTCCGGTCCCGGACGAGCAGAACCACGTCGGTCACAACGAGCGGGTCGCCATGGAGTCTCCGGTGTTACCGGGTTTGGGTTtccctcaggattcctctctcTCGCCGTCGTTCGGCAGCACTTGGTCCACCAACGCCGTGGACGAAGGCTTTTTCCAAGCCGGGATTCCGTCGGTAAACGGGACGATGCTTTTTCAAAACTTTCCCCATCACGTCAACCCGGTGTTCGGAGGTAATTTTTCCCCGCAGATGAGAAGGTCCCCGCTGAGCGTGAACCAGAGGAACCCCTACAGCCACCAGACGCTCATCAATAAAGTGTCCGCGTCGTCCGCGTCTTCGTCCGCCTGGAATAACCACCAGAACGCGGTGTGGAGCTCCGCGGCGAACCCCTGGAGCGGCAGAGACCCGCGGAGGGCGCTCGGGCTCGGCGTCCCGTCTCCGCTCAACCCCATCTCCCCGACGAAGAAGCCCTTCCCGAGCAATGTCATCGCGCCCCCGAAATACCAGAGACCGGGAGCCCTGCAGAAACCCTGGATGATCTCCGAGCCTCCGGAGCCCTTCAGAACcgacaacagcaacaacatgCTGCCATTTCAG gaAAGGAATCGCCCGTTTGACCCATTCAACTTGCAAACTTTGGAGAATTCCTTAATGGACATGATTGGGACAAACCATGACAAAGGTAAACATCACCCTGCTGCTGGCCCACCAATGACTATCGCTGATATTATATGGAGGAATCATTTTGCAG GCCGCATGGGTCTCAACTTTCACCATCCAGTAGCGGAACATATATTACCACTGAACT GTCGCTCTTCACTGTTTCCTTTCGAGGACGGCTTCCTGGATGACGGTCACGGTGATCAGCCGCTGACCCCTGGCCTGAACTCGCCCACCCGCTGTCAGAACGGAGAGAGGATGGAGCGCTACTCCAGGAAGGTGTTTGTTGGAGGACTGCCACCAGACATCGATGAGG ATGAGATCACCAACAGTTTCCGTCGCTACGGTCACCTGGTGGTGGACTGGCCTCACAAAGCAGAAAGCAAATCCTATTTTCCCCCTAAAG GGTACGCTTTCCTGCTCTTCCAGGAGGAGAGTTCGGTGCAGGCCCTCATTGACGCCTGCATCGAGGAGGATGGGAAACTCTACCTGTGTGTCTCCAGCCCTACTATTAAAGATAAACCA GTCCAGATTCGCCCGTGGAACCTGAGTGACAGTGATTTCGTGATGGATGGCTCTCAGCCTCTCGACCCACGCAAGACCATTTTTGTGGGAGGCGTTCCGCGACCTCTACGAGCAG tggaGCTGGCTATGATCATGGACAGACTGTACGGAGGTGTGTGTTACGCCGGCATCGACACCGACCCAGAACTCAAATACCCTAAAGGTGCGGGCCGAGTGGCCTTCTCCAATCAGCAGAGCTACATCGCTGCCATCAGCGCCAGATTTGTCCAGCTGCAGCATAATGACATTGACAAACGG GTGGAGGTGAAGCCGTACGTGCTGGACGATCAGATGTGCGACGAATGTCAGGGCGCTCGCTGTGGAGGAAAGTTCGCCCCTTTTTTCTGTGCCAACGTCACCTGTCTGCAGTATTACTGCGAGTACTGCTGGGCGAGCATCCACTCGCGCGCCGGCCGTGAGTTCCACAAACCGCTGGTGAAGGAGGGAGGAGACCGACCCCGGCACGTGTCCTTCCACTGGAGCTGA
- the cpeb3 gene encoding cytoplasmic polyadenylation element-binding protein 3 isoform X3 — protein MQDDLLMDKSKAQPHQHQEPSNTEPPSTPTPSEPPVPDEQNHVGHNERVAMESPVLPGLGFPQDSSLSPSFGSTWSTNAVDEGFFQAGIPSVNGTMLFQNFPHHVNPVFGGNFSPQMRRSPLSVNQRNPYSHQTLINKVSASSASSSAWNNHQNAVWSSAANPWSGRDPRRALGLGVPSPLNPISPTKKPFPSNVIAPPKYQRPGALQKPWMISEPPEPFRTDNSNNMLPFQERNRPFDPFNLQTLENSLMDMIGTNHDKGKHHPAAGPPMTIADIIWRNHFAGRMGLNFHHPVAEHILPLNSRSYGRRRGRSSLFPFEDGFLDDGHGDQPLTPGLNSPTRCQNGERMERYSRKVFVGGLPPDIDEDEITNSFRRYGHLVVDWPHKAESKSYFPPKGYAFLLFQEESSVQALIDACIEEDGKLYLCVSSPTIKDKPVQIRPWNLSDSDFVMDGSQPLDPRKTIFVGGVPRPLRAVELAMIMDRLYGGVCYAGIDTDPELKYPKGAGRVAFSNQQSYIAAISARFVQLQHNDIDKRVEVKPYVLDDQMCDECQGARCGGKFAPFFCANVTCLQYYCEYCWASIHSRAGREFHKPLVKEGGDRPRHVSFHWS, from the exons ATGCAGGATGATTTACTGATGGACAAAAGCAAAGCTCAGCCTCACCAGCACCAAGAGCCGTCAAATACAGAGCCCCCATCCACCCCGACCCCCTCCGAGCCTCCGGTCCCGGACGAGCAGAACCACGTCGGTCACAACGAGCGGGTCGCCATGGAGTCTCCGGTGTTACCGGGTTTGGGTTtccctcaggattcctctctcTCGCCGTCGTTCGGCAGCACTTGGTCCACCAACGCCGTGGACGAAGGCTTTTTCCAAGCCGGGATTCCGTCGGTAAACGGGACGATGCTTTTTCAAAACTTTCCCCATCACGTCAACCCGGTGTTCGGAGGTAATTTTTCCCCGCAGATGAGAAGGTCCCCGCTGAGCGTGAACCAGAGGAACCCCTACAGCCACCAGACGCTCATCAATAAAGTGTCCGCGTCGTCCGCGTCTTCGTCCGCCTGGAATAACCACCAGAACGCGGTGTGGAGCTCCGCGGCGAACCCCTGGAGCGGCAGAGACCCGCGGAGGGCGCTCGGGCTCGGCGTCCCGTCTCCGCTCAACCCCATCTCCCCGACGAAGAAGCCCTTCCCGAGCAATGTCATCGCGCCCCCGAAATACCAGAGACCGGGAGCCCTGCAGAAACCCTGGATGATCTCCGAGCCTCCGGAGCCCTTCAGAACcgacaacagcaacaacatgCTGCCATTTCAG gaAAGGAATCGCCCGTTTGACCCATTCAACTTGCAAACTTTGGAGAATTCCTTAATGGACATGATTGGGACAAACCATGACAAAGGTAAACATCACCCTGCTGCTGGCCCACCAATGACTATCGCTGATATTATATGGAGGAATCATTTTGCAG GCCGCATGGGTCTCAACTTTCACCATCCAGTAGCGGAACATATATTACCACTGAACT CCAGGAGCTATGGTCGCAGAAGAG GTCGCTCTTCACTGTTTCCTTTCGAGGACGGCTTCCTGGATGACGGTCACGGTGATCAGCCGCTGACCCCTGGCCTGAACTCGCCCACCCGCTGTCAGAACGGAGAGAGGATGGAGCGCTACTCCAGGAAGGTGTTTGTTGGAGGACTGCCACCAGACATCGATGAGG ATGAGATCACCAACAGTTTCCGTCGCTACGGTCACCTGGTGGTGGACTGGCCTCACAAAGCAGAAAGCAAATCCTATTTTCCCCCTAAAG GGTACGCTTTCCTGCTCTTCCAGGAGGAGAGTTCGGTGCAGGCCCTCATTGACGCCTGCATCGAGGAGGATGGGAAACTCTACCTGTGTGTCTCCAGCCCTACTATTAAAGATAAACCA GTCCAGATTCGCCCGTGGAACCTGAGTGACAGTGATTTCGTGATGGATGGCTCTCAGCCTCTCGACCCACGCAAGACCATTTTTGTGGGAGGCGTTCCGCGACCTCTACGAGCAG tggaGCTGGCTATGATCATGGACAGACTGTACGGAGGTGTGTGTTACGCCGGCATCGACACCGACCCAGAACTCAAATACCCTAAAGGTGCGGGCCGAGTGGCCTTCTCCAATCAGCAGAGCTACATCGCTGCCATCAGCGCCAGATTTGTCCAGCTGCAGCATAATGACATTGACAAACGG GTGGAGGTGAAGCCGTACGTGCTGGACGATCAGATGTGCGACGAATGTCAGGGCGCTCGCTGTGGAGGAAAGTTCGCCCCTTTTTTCTGTGCCAACGTCACCTGTCTGCAGTATTACTGCGAGTACTGCTGGGCGAGCATCCACTCGCGCGCCGGCCGTGAGTTCCACAAACCGCTGGTGAAGGAGGGAGGAGACCGACCCCGGCACGTGTCCTTCCACTGGAGCTGA